One Sphingobacteriales bacterium DNA segment encodes these proteins:
- a CDS encoding dienelactone hydrolase family protein — MISTKTHPFTINQIDHIALQVQNAASLAAWYKQYLGFEITTYPATWGHEPIIVTPPGQKSGLALFSKPSTAADEHLQHNDYLANTSGKLAHFAFNLSVPDFYAAQNWFKIKKLPFTYQDHQHLQSIYLTDPDQNCVELTASIPFNGPFVTNTHLLPGLHGKPILADICYLPTQQPKPIIIFAHGFKGFKDWGHFSLLSQYFAALGFVFVKFNFSHNGTTPEQPTEFADLEAFGHNNFGIELDDLGEVINAVALSKILPVNEAQTHNIMLIGHSRGGGTVLLKAHEDPRVKAVATWASVAKYGEFWDEETMEKWRQDGVMYIYNARTKQNMPMYWSLYEAFYANPTRYDIPMAAANLQIPALIIHGQADTTVEVSAAYRLQQQNKLFELFILPNGDHTFEGKHPWESIILPHQMAQVVNQTAAFFYKTLSF, encoded by the coding sequence ATGATCTCAACTAAAACGCATCCATTCACTATCAACCAAATTGACCACATTGCCTTGCAGGTACAAAATGCGGCCAGTTTAGCAGCGTGGTATAAACAATATTTGGGCTTTGAAATTACAACTTACCCTGCCACATGGGGGCACGAGCCTATAATTGTAACACCTCCGGGGCAAAAATCCGGATTAGCCTTGTTTTCAAAGCCTTCAACTGCTGCCGATGAGCATTTGCAACATAATGACTACTTGGCCAATACCTCCGGAAAATTGGCACATTTTGCGTTTAATTTGTCGGTACCAGATTTTTACGCGGCACAAAATTGGTTCAAAATTAAAAAATTGCCCTTTACTTACCAAGACCACCAACACTTACAATCTATATATTTAACTGACCCCGACCAAAACTGTGTTGAACTAACTGCGTCTATACCTTTTAACGGGCCATTTGTAACCAATACACATCTGTTGCCGGGCTTACACGGTAAACCAATTTTAGCCGATATTTGTTATTTGCCCACACAGCAACCCAAGCCTATTATTATTTTTGCGCACGGGTTTAAGGGTTTTAAAGACTGGGGGCATTTTAGCTTGTTATCGCAATATTTTGCGGCATTAGGATTTGTTTTTGTAAAGTTTAACTTTTCGCATAATGGTACAACCCCCGAACAACCCACCGAATTTGCCGACCTAGAAGCTTTTGGCCACAACAATTTTGGCATTGAGTTAGATGATTTGGGCGAAGTAATTAATGCCGTTGCCCTTAGCAAAATTTTACCTGTTAACGAAGCCCAAACCCACAATATTATGCTCATTGGGCATAGCCGGGGCGGGGGCACTGTATTGCTAAAAGCCCACGAAGACCCAAGAGTTAAGGCGGTAGCAACCTGGGCATCGGTGGCTAAATATGGCGAATTTTGGGATGAAGAGACGATGGAAAAATGGCGGCAAGACGGCGTAATGTATATTTATAATGCGCGTACTAAACAAAATATGCCCATGTACTGGTCGTTATACGAGGCGTTTTATGCTAACCCTACCCGTTATGATATACCTATGGCGGCTGCAAATTTGCAAATTCCGGCGTTAATAATACACGGCCAAGCCGATACAACCGTTGAAGTAAGTGCTGCATATAGGTTACAGCAACAAAACAAATTATTTGAGTTGTTTATTTTGCCCAACGGCGACCATACTTTTGAGGGCAAACATCCTTGGGAAAGTATAATTTTACCTCATCAAATGGCGCAAGTGGTGAACCAAACTGCTGCTTTTTTTTACAAAACGCTTAGCTTTTAA
- a CDS encoding ABC transporter permease, which produces MFKYLLKRLFLFLPTLLVISLVAFALSKLAPGDPVELLLKGQGGAESNQEARSGRYEEVAKRLNLDLPNFYCALTSAAYPDTLHKVAKKIERETLSNLIGQYGNWPQIAEYYNALRNLEIKAAQLPNNPADSALYTQRNTLLRNTKELLITHKDNLRKLGIESLQTLLNDTIITDTQTKTAINEVIQANTNMLQKTTPQKHYYPALHWYGLNNQYHKWISAFFVGDFGTSYMDSRPVASKIWDALRWTLLINVISILLAYLIAIPIGVTTAIKKDTAYDRIVTTSLFMLYSLPNFWIGTMLIVFLTTAEYSPFLDWFPTGGITDLPKSTPFFTRFADILYHLILPIFCVTYGSFAFISRQMRGGMLTVIRQDYIRTAYAKGLEQKAITWKHAFRNSLFPIITLFAYIFPAAIAGAVTIEVIYSIPGMGKLAIDSISARDWPVVFTILMFAAILTMIGNLVADILYAFADPRVSYGGKGK; this is translated from the coding sequence ATGTTTAAATACCTTTTAAAACGCCTGTTTTTATTTTTACCCACCTTGTTGGTTATTTCGTTAGTGGCTTTTGCCCTTAGTAAATTAGCACCTGGCGACCCCGTTGAATTATTGCTAAAAGGGCAGGGTGGTGCCGAAAGTAACCAAGAGGCCAGGTCGGGGCGATATGAGGAAGTAGCTAAGAGATTAAATTTAGACCTTCCTAATTTTTACTGTGCCTTAACTTCCGCCGCTTATCCGGATACCTTACACAAGGTTGCCAAAAAGATTGAGCGCGAAACGTTAAGCAACCTAATTGGGCAGTACGGCAACTGGCCTCAAATAGCCGAATATTATAATGCGCTTCGAAACTTAGAAATTAAAGCCGCCCAACTACCCAATAACCCCGCCGACAGTGCCTTATATACCCAGCGCAACACCTTACTGCGCAACACCAAAGAATTGTTGATTACCCACAAAGATAATTTGCGCAAACTTGGCATTGAAAGTTTACAAACCTTGCTTAATGATACCATAATAACCGATACCCAAACCAAAACTGCAATAAATGAGGTAATACAAGCCAATACCAATATGTTGCAAAAAACAACGCCTCAAAAACATTATTATCCGGCTTTACATTGGTACGGGTTAAATAATCAATATCATAAATGGATTTCGGCGTTTTTTGTAGGTGATTTTGGCACCTCGTACATGGATAGCCGACCCGTTGCCAGCAAAATTTGGGACGCTCTGCGCTGGACACTGCTAATTAATGTTATTTCTATTTTATTGGCCTATCTTATTGCCATACCCATTGGCGTTACAACTGCCATAAAAAAAGACACCGCCTACGACCGCATAGTTACCACCAGCTTGTTTATGTTGTATTCGTTGCCTAATTTTTGGATTGGCACAATGTTAATTGTATTTTTAACAACTGCCGAGTATAGCCCATTTTTAGACTGGTTTCCGACCGGAGGTATTACCGATTTACCTAAATCAACCCCATTTTTTACCAGATTTGCCGATATTTTATACCACCTTATACTGCCTATTTTTTGCGTTACCTATGGCTCGTTTGCTTTTATATCGAGGCAAATGCGCGGCGGCATGCTAACTGTTATCCGGCAAGATTATATTAGAACCGCCTACGCCAAAGGACTTGAGCAAAAGGCAATAACGTGGAAACACGCTTTCCGCAATTCGCTCTTCCCAATCATTACTTTGTTTGCCTATATTTTTCCGGCAGCTATAGCCGGGGCGGTAACCATCGAAGTTATCTATAGTATTCCGGGCATGGGTAAACTTGCCATCGATTCAATTAGTGCCCGCGACTGGCCAGTAGTGTTTACCATTTTAATGTTTGCCGCCATTTTAACCATGATAGGAAATTTAGTAGCCGATATTTTATATGCTTTTGCCGACCCGCGTGTGTCGTATGGCGGGAAAGGAAAATAG
- a CDS encoding FKBP-type peptidyl-prolyl cis-trans isomerase, giving the protein MRLFLLSLLFLFTLCTLFTVSACHKKAKSIVIENMSAQMKADQDLIAKYLKAQKWKKYQHTPTGIVYRIDKEGVGANPTINSKVEVHYRGTLLDGSEFDSSYARGQTITFPLKNLIVGWQQGIPLLKPGGKGTFIIPSELAYGGKAVNNIIKPNSVLVFEIELF; this is encoded by the coding sequence ATGCGTTTATTTTTATTGTCTTTGCTATTTTTGTTTACGCTTTGTACTTTATTTACGGTATCGGCCTGCCATAAAAAGGCAAAATCTATTGTAATTGAAAACATGTCGGCACAAATGAAAGCCGACCAAGACCTGATTGCCAAATACCTAAAAGCCCAGAAATGGAAAAAATACCAACACACGCCCACTGGTATTGTTTACCGCATTGATAAAGAAGGGGTTGGGGCAAATCCAACTATTAACAGCAAAGTTGAGGTTCATTACCGGGGCACCCTGCTTGATGGCAGCGAGTTCGACTCGTCATACGCACGGGGTCAAACCATAACATTTCCGCTTAAAAATTTAATTGTAGGCTGGCAACAAGGCATACCACTTTTAAAACCGGGCGGTAAAGGCACTTTTATTATTCCTTCAGAGCTAGCTTATGGCGGCAAAGCCGTAAACAATATTATTAAACCTAACTCGGTATTGGTTTTTGAGATAGAGCTTTTTTAA
- a CDS encoding ABC transporter substrate-binding protein: protein MFINTFFKTNQSLFTATILCLIAIFITACGGGNTGSASATKGGNTVTIHHLGEIEGLNPVATSDANATYVELNIFAQLLNTDFKTLKPRPWLAVARPEIKEINDGEYKNGMSLTYEIRPEATWDDGSPVLASDYLFTIKAVKNPKTSCASLRPYLEFINDIVIDPQNPKKFTVFSKQRYILAEEFSSGYVLPEKIYDPSGIMKNYTIKQLDDPKSKQTLENDPKINEFATAFTSPKFMREDGVVGCGPYKKVEWETGQYLILERKKDWWGDKVPNDAVYAHPERIVYKPIPDWTTAVTALKGHELDVAISIRPNDFLELKNNETFKQHFQIQEPNELSYVYLSMNRKKPQLADAKVRKALAHLVDKKEIIDNLMKGMAQPVTGPISPFKDYYDKSIPDVPFDVEKAKALLAEAGWKDSDGNGIADKIVNGEKVEMKLEFKYNNGNDTRKSIGILMKENAKRAGIEIEVVGREWTLYLEDIKRRDYMIACQGWIQGPSLDDLKQIWHTESDSPDGNNHVGFGNAESDKIIEEIRVTLDETKRNELYKKIQQLIAADQPYIFIYSPKGRNVVHKRFTNAEPSMNRPGYDEKGFKLATATQ from the coding sequence ATGTTTATTAATACTTTCTTCAAAACAAATCAATCTCTATTTACAGCTACCATTTTATGTTTGATAGCTATTTTTATAACTGCTTGTGGCGGTGGCAATACTGGCAGCGCGTCAGCAACAAAGGGCGGCAATACCGTTACCATTCACCATTTAGGCGAAATTGAAGGCTTAAACCCCGTTGCCACCTCCGATGCCAACGCCACTTATGTAGAACTTAATATTTTTGCCCAACTGCTAAACACTGATTTTAAAACCCTCAAACCACGCCCCTGGTTGGCTGTTGCCCGCCCCGAAATTAAAGAAATTAATGACGGCGAATACAAAAACGGCATGTCGTTAACTTACGAAATACGCCCCGAAGCTACTTGGGATGATGGCTCGCCGGTTTTAGCCAGCGATTATTTGTTTACGATTAAAGCTGTTAAAAACCCAAAAACCAGTTGCGCCTCGTTGCGCCCATATTTAGAGTTTATAAACGATATTGTGATTGACCCACAGAACCCTAAAAAATTTACCGTCTTTAGCAAACAACGTTATATATTGGCCGAAGAATTTAGCAGCGGTTACGTGCTTCCGGAAAAAATTTATGACCCATCCGGAATTATGAAAAATTATACCATCAAACAGTTAGACGACCCTAAAAGCAAACAAACCCTCGAAAATGACCCCAAAATTAATGAATTTGCAACTGCATTTACAAGCCCAAAATTTATGCGCGAAGATGGGGTAGTAGGTTGCGGCCCTTACAAAAAAGTGGAGTGGGAAACCGGGCAATATCTGATTTTAGAACGCAAAAAAGATTGGTGGGGCGACAAAGTGCCAAACGATGCTGTTTATGCCCACCCCGAACGTATTGTGTATAAACCAATTCCGGATTGGACAACAGCGGTTACCGCGCTCAAAGGCCATGAGTTAGATGTGGCAATATCAATACGGCCCAACGACTTTTTAGAGCTGAAAAACAACGAAACATTCAAACAACACTTCCAAATTCAAGAACCCAATGAGCTTTCGTATGTGTATTTGTCTATGAACCGCAAAAAACCACAATTGGCAGACGCAAAAGTGCGGAAAGCTTTAGCCCATTTAGTTGATAAAAAAGAAATAATTGATAATTTAATGAAAGGTATGGCGCAACCGGTAACCGGCCCAATTAGCCCGTTTAAAGATTATTACGACAAGTCAATTCCCGATGTGCCATTTGATGTTGAAAAAGCAAAAGCCCTATTGGCCGAAGCCGGATGGAAAGACTCTGATGGCAACGGTATAGCCGATAAAATTGTTAACGGCGAAAAAGTAGAAATGAAATTGGAATTTAAATACAACAACGGCAACGATACCCGAAAAAGTATTGGAATTTTAATGAAAGAGAATGCCAAACGCGCCGGAATTGAAATTGAAGTGGTAGGCCGCGAATGGACACTTTATTTAGAAGACATTAAACGCCGCGATTATATGATAGCTTGCCAAGGATGGATTCAAGGACCTTCCTTAGATGATTTAAAACAAATTTGGCATACCGAATCTGACTCGCCAGATGGAAATAACCATGTAGGATTTGGCAACGCCGAATCGGATAAAATAATTGAAGAAATAAGGGTAACCTTAGATGAAACTAAACGCAACGAACTCTACAAAAAAATTCAACAGCTAATTGCTGCCGACCAGCCTTATATTTTTATCTACTCGCCCAAAGGACGCAATGTAGTACACAAACGTTTTACCAACGCCGAACCCTCCATGAACCGCCCTGGTTACGACGAAAAAGGATTTAAACTTGCCACTGCAACACAGTAA